TCTATGGCTTTAGCCGCTTCCGGAGTGATAACCTCGCCGCGTTTTATCAGGGGCTTGCTTTTTGCTTCGGCGCCCGGGAGTTTTATGTCTTCCAGCGAAACACGGCCGGTAATGCGGTCGCTGAGGGGCTCTATCGGTTCGTCGCCGGAAACAAGCGCGCGCGCCTCAACCCCGTTTATGGTGCCGCAATCGTCCATGGTGATGACCACATTGTGCGCCACATCCACCAGTCGGCGGGTTAAATAGCCGGCGTCGGCGGTTTTAAGAGCGGTATCGGAAAGACCCTTGCGGCCGCCGTGCGTTGAAATGAAGTATTCCAGCACCGACAAGCCTTCGCGGAAGTTGGCGAGGATGGGGTTTTCGATAATTTCGCCCACGCCGCCGGTAAGTTTTTTCTGGGGCTTCGCCATAAGGCCGCGCATTCCGGCCAGCTGTTTGACCTGCTGGCGGGACCCGCGGGCGCCTGAGTCGGCCATCATGAACACCGAGTTGAACCTGGGTTCATCGGCGTTATAAGGCCGGATCTCCTGCTTTTGCATTTCCTTGAACATCAGATCGGCCACCTCGTCGCCGACATGGGTCCAGATGTCTATAATTTTATTGTAACGCTCATTATCCGTTATTATGCCGTCTTTCGCCTGGGCGTTGATGGATGAAACTTTCTTCTGGGCGGCCCCTATCAGCTCGGCTTTATTTCCGGGCACCGACATATCCGCGAGCGAAATGCTCAGGCCGGAAATAGTGGCATAGTGGAATCCCAGATTCATCAGGCGGTCCAGGAACAGCACGGTCTCGTAATGGCCTATCTGAGGATCTTTGTAGCAGCGGTCAATAAGGTTTGACAGGTCTTTTTTGCCTATCACTTTATTGATGTAGTCTATTTTTTTAGGCAGCACTTCGTTGAAAATAATGCGGCCCGCGGTGGTAAACTCATTGGCCGCCTCCGACCATTCCTTAACGGGTTTGTCCAGCCCCTCAAGCGTGGTTACGCCGCGCACGCGGATCTTGGCGTGGAAATCTATCTTGCCGTGCTGATGGGCGGTCAGAGCCTCTTCTTTTGAGCCGAACACCTTGCCCTCTCCGAGCTCGCCGGGTTTTACCTTGGTTATATAATTTACTCCGAGCACCATGTCGTGCGAGGGGTTCGCTATGGGACGGCCGGACGCGGGAGAGAGGATGTTGTTGGTGGCCATCATAAGCATCCTGGCCTCCATCTGCGCTTCCTGCGAGATGGGCACGTGCACGGCCATCTGGTCGCCGTCGAAGTCGGCGTTGAAGGCGGCGCAGGTGAGCGGGTGCAGCTGTATGGCAAGGCCTTCTATGAGCACCGGCTCGAAAGCCTGGATGCCAAGGCGGTGCAGCGTGGGGGCGCGGTTGAGCATCACGGGGTGTTTTTTGGTCACGCGTTCCAGGATATCCCATATCTCGTTGTCGGCGTGTTCCATTTTCTTCTTGGCGACTTTGAGCGTGATATTCTCTTTTTTTATAAGCTCAGCCAGCACGAAAGGCTTGAAAAGCTCCAGCGCCATTTCTTTAGGCAGGCCGCACTGGTTCAGCTTGAGGTTCGGGCCGACCACGATAACGGAGCGGCCTGAATAGTCCACGCGCTTGCCCAGCAGGTTCTGGCGGAAGCGTCCCTGCTTTCCTTTGAGAATGTCCGAGATGGACTTCAGCGGCCGGTTGGCGGCGCCAAGCACCACCTTGCCGCGCGCGCCGTTCTCGATAAGGGCGTCCACGGCTTCCTGCAGCAGGCGTTTTTCGTTGTAGATCATCACCTGCGGGGCGCGCAGGGCTTCAATATGCTTCAGGCGGTTGTTGCGGTTTATGATGCGGCGGTAAAGGTCGTTAAGGTCGGAAGTGGCGAACCTGCCGCCTTCAAGCGGCACCAGCGGCCGCAGGTCCGGGGGCAGCACGGGCAATATGGTCATTATCATCCATTCCGGGTGGTTGCCGCTTGCCATAAAACCCTCAAGGATCTTGAGGCGTTTTATAAGTTTTGAGCGGTCCGCGTCGGGTTTGGAGGCGGCCAGTTCCTGCTGTATGATCTCAAGCTCTTTCTTGATGTCGATTTTTTCAAGCAGGTCCAATATGGCTCCGGCGCCGATACCCACTTTCACCTTGGAATATTTCTTCCTTGTTTCGTTAAGCTGGGCTTCGGTCAGCACATCGCCTACTTTGTATTCCACGCGGCCGGTGACGGAATCTTTTGTGTCCTCAAGTATCACGTATGCCGCGTAATAGACCACCTTTTCCAGGTCGGACGGTTTCATGTCGAGGATGATGCCTATGCGCGAGGGGCTCTTTCTTAAAAACCAGATATGCGCCACGGGGGCGGCCAGTTCGATATGACCCATGCGCTCGCGGCGCACCTTCGCCTCGGTAACTTCCACGCCGCAGCGGTCGCACACCACGCCCTTGAACTTTACCCAGCGGTACTTGCCGCAGGCGCACTCATAATCCTTGGAGGGTCCGAATATCCTCTCGCACAAAAGGCCGTCGCGCTCGGGTTTAAGCGTGCGGTAGTTTATGGTCTCCGGCTTTTTGACCTCTCCATAGGACCAGGCCTTTATCTTCTGGGGGCTCGCGATACCTACGCGCATCCCGTCAAAGTCGTTAAAATTCAGTTCTTTCTTTTTTTTGGTCTTGCCGGCGTTGAGAATATTTCTGGCTTCAGCGAACATGTCCATAGTCGTCTCCTAGCTTGTAACTATTCAGACTGTTATAAAGCGGCTGGCGTATAGAGGCTAGCGGTTGGGGGTGGAATAAAAAACTCCTTCCCTAATACCCTATATGCTCGCCTCTAGCCCCTGCATAATACTACGCTTTTGCAGCCTCTTTCTTTTTTGCGGCCTGCTTTTTGGCTTCGGCCCGGACCCGCTGCCCGGAACTGTCGGCCATCAGCTCAACATCGAGCGCAAGCGCCTGCAATTCTTTTACCAGCACCTTGAACGATTCCGGCACTCCAGGCTGGGGCGGGAAATCTCCCTTGATAATGGCCTCATACATCCTGGTGCGGCCGGTGAAGTCGTCGGATTTCACCGTAAGCATTTCCTGCAGGGTGTACGCGGCGCCGTAGCCTTCAAGCGCCCACACTTCCATTTCGCCGAAGCGCTGGCCGCCGAATAAAGCCTTGCCTCCGAGCGGCTGGCGGGTGATAAGGGAGTACGGTCCGGTCGAGCGGGCGTGCACCTTGTCTTCCACCAGATGGATAAGCTTCAGGATATACATGTAGCCTATGGTGATTTTTTCCTGGAAGGCCTCGCCGTTGCGGCCGTCGTACAGGGTAATGCGGCAATAATCGTCAGGCAGATACTTTTCAGGCACGCCCTGGCTTCTAAGGTAGTCCTTTGCGATCTGCACCATCTGTATGACGCCCGGTTTTTCGGCGGTAGAGTGGGCTTCAAGGTCCTTTAAAACATCGTCCACGGTTACCTCGCCGCGTTTTTTCTTGCGCTTATCCTGCCAGTATTTCCAGAATTTCTGGTTATCCTCGGAGGCGCCGTCGAAAATAGGGCAGATCATCTGCGTGTTGAGATGCTTGCCCGCCCAGCCGAGCATGGTTTCAAGTATCTGGCCGATATTCATGCGGGACGGAACGCCTAAGGGCGAGAGCACCACATCCACCGGCGTGCCGTCGGGCAGATAAGGCATATCCTCCCTGGGAAGCACGCGCGCCACCACGCCCTTGTTGCCGTGGCGGCCGGAAAGCTTATCGCCGGCCTGCAGGCGGCGCTTGAGGGCTATATAGACCTTTACCACTTTATTGACGGTAACGGACAGTTCGCCGCTATGCTTCAAAAGCTCTTTTTCCCTGGCGTATTTTTCCTTTATGCGCTTTTCCATCTGTTTCACGAATTCTTCGGAGTCCGAGCCTTTCTTCTGATCTTTGGCCATTTCCTTGCGGAAGTTCTTAAGCGCTTCAAGATCTTGGGCCATTTCCTCGTTAAACTCGTCCAGCCGTTTCTTTTCCTCGGGCTTGGAGAGCCGCTCGCGGCGCACAAAAACGCGGGTGCCCAGGATCTTGCCGTAAACGCCGGGCGGGACCCGGAGCGAGGTGTCGGTCACGTCCTCGGCTTTTTTGCCGAAGATGACTTTCAGCAGGCGTTCCTCGGGGGAAAGCTGCTGCTCGCCCTTCGGCGAAACCTTGCACACCAGGATGTCGCCCTGTCTTACCATGGTGGCGGGTATTATCACACCCTCGGAATCCACATGTTCAAGAGCGTCGGTTCCCACATTCGGGATATCGCGGGTTATTTCCTCGGGGCCAAGCTTGGTGTCGCGGGCTTCCACCTCGAATTCCTCTATGAAAATAGAGGTAAGGGCGTCTTCTTCCACCATCTTTTCCGATACAATGATGGCGTCTTCGTAGTTATACCCTTCCCAGCTCATGAAAGCCACCAGCAGATTCTTGCCGAGAGCCAGCTGGCCGTCCGCTGTGGCGGGGCCGTCGGCGATTATGTCGCCTTTCTTCACTATATCGCCGCTGCTCACCGCGGGGCGCTGGTTGACGCAGGTGTCCTGGTTCGAGCGGCGGTATTTTATGAGGTGGTAGATATCGGGCTCTTTGGAGTTATCGGGCTTTATGGCTATCATGTCGGCGGAGGCGTAAATTACGCGGCCGTTGACGCGGGCGCTCACGCAGGCCCGGGAGTCGCGCGCGATGGCGGCTTCCATGCCCGTGCCCACGAGCGGCGCTTCCGTAACCAGAAGCGGCACCGCCTGGCGCATCATGTTGGAACCCATCAGGGCGCGGTTGGCGTCGTCGTGCTCAAGGAAAGGCACCAGCGCCGCGGAAATGGAAACCACCTGCATCGGGGACACGTCCATGTAATGAACGTCGCCGGAGTCCACGAAAACATAATCGTCCTTGAACCTGCCGTAGACCTGTTCGCCGGTGAGTTTTCCGCTTTCGGTGGGGGTATTGGCCTGCGCCACAAAATCCTCGTCTTCAAGGTTGGCGGTAAGATACTGCACATCATCGGTAACTTTTTTACCCGCGACTTTTCTGTAAGGCGTCTCTATAAGGCCGTACTGGTTTACTTTGGCGTAGGAGGCCAGCGAAACTATAAGGCCGATGTTCGGGCCTTCAGGGGTTTCAATGGGGCAGACGCGGCCGTAATGTGTGTAGTGCACGTCGCGCACTTCGAAGCCGGCGCGCTTTCTGTTCAGACCGCCCGGGCCAAGGGCCGAGAGGCGGCGCTTATGCGTGAGTTCGGCCAG
This sequence is a window from Elusimicrobiota bacterium. Protein-coding genes within it:
- the rpoC gene encoding DNA-directed RNA polymerase subunit beta'; translation: MDMFAEARNILNAGKTKKKKELNFNDFDGMRVGIASPQKIKAWSYGEVKKPETINYRTLKPERDGLLCERIFGPSKDYECACGKYRWVKFKGVVCDRCGVEVTEAKVRRERMGHIELAAPVAHIWFLRKSPSRIGIILDMKPSDLEKVVYYAAYVILEDTKDSVTGRVEYKVGDVLTEAQLNETRKKYSKVKVGIGAGAILDLLEKIDIKKELEIIQQELAASKPDADRSKLIKRLKILEGFMASGNHPEWMIMTILPVLPPDLRPLVPLEGGRFATSDLNDLYRRIINRNNRLKHIEALRAPQVMIYNEKRLLQEAVDALIENGARGKVVLGAANRPLKSISDILKGKQGRFRQNLLGKRVDYSGRSVIVVGPNLKLNQCGLPKEMALELFKPFVLAELIKKENITLKVAKKKMEHADNEIWDILERVTKKHPVMLNRAPTLHRLGIQAFEPVLIEGLAIQLHPLTCAAFNADFDGDQMAVHVPISQEAQMEARMLMMATNNILSPASGRPIANPSHDMVLGVNYITKVKPGELGEGKVFGSKEEALTAHQHGKIDFHAKIRVRGVTTLEGLDKPVKEWSEAANEFTTAGRIIFNEVLPKKIDYINKVIGKKDLSNLIDRCYKDPQIGHYETVLFLDRLMNLGFHYATISGLSISLADMSVPGNKAELIGAAQKKVSSINAQAKDGIITDNERYNKIIDIWTHVGDEVADLMFKEMQKQEIRPYNADEPRFNSVFMMADSGARGSRQQVKQLAGMRGLMAKPQKKLTGGVGEIIENPILANFREGLSVLEYFISTHGGRKGLSDTALKTADAGYLTRRLVDVAHNVVITMDDCGTINGVEARALVSGDEPIEPLSDRITGRVSLEDIKLPGAEAKSKPLIKRGEVITPEAAKAIEAAKVESVYVRSVLTCEAKKGICAKCYGQNLATGYVVEQGEAVGIIAAQSIGEPGTQLTLRTFHIGGTASRELAKSQALVKADGKAEFRDLKTVKNREGKYMCVSRGAAIIVKHADKTFEEFKINYGAEINVEDKAKVKAGEMIAKWDPHTVSLITEHDGKVKYLDIKEGVTLQAARDKVTGIIERKIIEHRGTKRNPRLVVEDGGRIVGSHALPTDTIIMVDHGEEVKKGDVVAKIHRDIAKTKDITGGLPRVAELFEVRRPKNAAIITKIEGLVSLGTTPKGLVEVSVKNEETGQVETYAVPYGKHLVVYEGDRVSVGEALTDGAVDMHDLLAVRGIKEVQSYIVDAIQEVYRLQGVNINDKYIEIIVRQMLSNVKISEAGGTVFLKGEIVPKNVFNKENLRVSESGHSPAQAEPVLLGISKASLASESFISAASFQETTRVLTDAATTNKMDYLKGLKENVIIGHLVPAGSGFATRRIFDTDDDKEEVATSV
- the rpoB gene encoding DNA-directed RNA polymerase subunit beta; amino-acid sequence: MKQLNFSRIPQIIKVPDLLDMQRQSFDWFLQSDTKPEDRKIQGLQASFVDVFPIESADGTMIMDFLKFELGVPKYHSPEEALVRGGTYSAPLKAYMSLSLRQESGKLKHMIDQDVTLCDLPIMTETGSFVFNGAERIIVSQLHRSPGIIFEEDEEKKQSVLGKSLYFARIIPYRGAWVEFEFDTDNVLWVRLDRKKKIPVTTFIKAAGLETNSEILQTFYESAELAVTPDNAPNIIGHYAIEDIVDKATGEVIWNLEERGAQAIDEKAFKAMVERKIKTVNLIKGSPKEENPGIILALEAKNQPKTASDARYEIYKKMRGQDFIVKQQAEEYLDNTMFKSLRRYDFSIVGRYKAMRKLKPIYEDIARQNKRFKVPADNKRNICIEDIIATVRYLMALNSGAPAIDYEGQKLEYKVDDIDHLGNRRVRSIGELLENQIRVALVQIARNVRDKMSKEDKTITPRTLVNAAPVVAIMRKFFGTSQLSQFMDQINPLAELTHKRRLSALGPGGLNRKRAGFEVRDVHYTHYGRVCPIETPEGPNIGLIVSLASYAKVNQYGLIETPYRKVAGKKVTDDVQYLTANLEDEDFVAQANTPTESGKLTGEQVYGRFKDDYVFVDSGDVHYMDVSPMQVVSISAALVPFLEHDDANRALMGSNMMRQAVPLLVTEAPLVGTGMEAAIARDSRACVSARVNGRVIYASADMIAIKPDNSKEPDIYHLIKYRRSNQDTCVNQRPAVSSGDIVKKGDIIADGPATADGQLALGKNLLVAFMSWEGYNYEDAIIVSEKMVEEDALTSIFIEEFEVEARDTKLGPEEITRDIPNVGTDALEHVDSEGVIIPATMVRQGDILVCKVSPKGEQQLSPEERLLKVIFGKKAEDVTDTSLRVPPGVYGKILGTRVFVRRERLSKPEEKKRLDEFNEEMAQDLEALKNFRKEMAKDQKKGSDSEEFVKQMEKRIKEKYAREKELLKHSGELSVTVNKVVKVYIALKRRLQAGDKLSGRHGNKGVVARVLPREDMPYLPDGTPVDVVLSPLGVPSRMNIGQILETMLGWAGKHLNTQMICPIFDGASEDNQKFWKYWQDKRKKKRGEVTVDDVLKDLEAHSTAEKPGVIQMVQIAKDYLRSQGVPEKYLPDDYCRITLYDGRNGEAFQEKITIGYMYILKLIHLVEDKVHARSTGPYSLITRQPLGGKALFGGQRFGEMEVWALEGYGAAYTLQEMLTVKSDDFTGRTRMYEAIIKGDFPPQPGVPESFKVLVKELQALALDVELMADSSGQRVRAEAKKQAAKKKEAAKA